A region of Anguilla rostrata isolate EN2019 chromosome 10, ASM1855537v3, whole genome shotgun sequence DNA encodes the following proteins:
- the si:ch211-102c2.8 gene encoding trichohyalin isoform X4 yields MQYISSKLGGAASRGQSPRRCPAANQKWAASVHAPRKMADRDQEGPGETGEDTDELLYSDVEAEVRGSGPAHARPPRDHCDLLLDAIDAQLSRLQAQSHVVRAREDGGNSKRMTHNSTVLGQSQSVSKDTGFGSTLHTNATSTPPLDVGQSVSETPDLSSGFGSAPGPPSSSGTGVLTASRSSVITAETEGVTGPPARPAVRHLAGVPVKSFDSVTIDSDLDSVRTDRVREHFRKALRCGAAVRCAQGNLYLEDLCTDQSDPDLLLEPRSKFSLQALRRNVPDGSRRVRAPHNPRRGPPSAVVRYDCSDDEETDEEEEAEEAEPEHTGLSGLDHRGLVQKNSAPWRRRPGRLRRPHLRTLTGGWLEAMSVDRLLLEEALHALRQNCLREEERLKQKREQLHDTELSLTTLLQQKKHAVQELEYAQERAEQAEREGRGLEASLRDSRTLADSTRSQLRVLQAQRDAHAQELRDLEAELTALRRHKGAESEKRLLTSGLSVLEREELDRQLDSAKTELFAERRRARHKLDSLQERLEETQQELEQCVEEVRVLRASHTGLEEELTAAQRQREDLEQRRREEAQAHEAQVQELQGRLGEHGGRVGALERLLAQQEVRQQEAQEQLGALQEEKRSLEAQLLSQREEHLVELRETQEQARRRKELELEQLRSELSSAEQQEIQQVLGRAEEEKREALQEQALSHAQRSDALRARVQLKEEELRKLTDALERQEEAAKTREEELRKEAQETVRQALDQERRKWEAQKGEELQAQQEALEEQGRRAVERVSEEAERERRNSLALQNKIVELQTRMQEQESEARLQQREHAAALAAQLGALRDEQQDELQQLRRQLEQEVQREVSRLQLAVQEAQEEAQALRAALALRRGRSPEEGGVSRAELQQRGWATEMGAECQRLQELLEHCGATGGAVQLPHNPTVAQVAQTLRSMREQLYTLVSRLQQDLDTQRHKTQQLARDKERELRTQNERLTVEREQALDSLKERLIQEHIEELSSMQRTQLRDSSCEPGGVVASLRRQLQEKDGELREVQRSMGRWKEQTAARLARKFEEELTAELERRVPRTRTDQQRKLQRLETEMRQLTAEYGDPGVLRSTSTPSLLSADPPAAPGPPDLATFKLLRHLQSRVRQLRAENSVQSCSPTHLGPYLNTHPSTYLGTHLNMHLGTAGELAGSYLETISPASERCHTRTRTHSRTVPN; encoded by the exons ATGCAGTATATTTCCAGCAAGCTTGGCGGGGCTGCCTCGCGCGGACAGTCGCCCCG CCGCTgccctgcagccaatcagaagtgggCCGCGTCCGTCCACGCGCCTCGCAAGATGGCCGACAGAGATCAGGAGGGGCCGGGGGAGACGGGAGAGGACACGGACGAGCTGCTTTACTCTG ATGTGGAGGCAGAGGTCCGGGGTTCGGGGCCCGCTCACGCCCGGCCGCCCCGGGACCACTGCGACCTCCTCCTGGACGCCATCGACGCCCAGCTGAGCCGCTTACAG GCCCAGAGCCATGTTGTCAGAGCCAGAGAGGATGGTGGGAACAGTAAGAGAATGACTCACAACAGCACAG TGCTCGGTCAGAGTCAGTCTGTGAGCAAGGACACTGGGTTTGGGAGTACCCTCCACACCAatgccacctccaccccccctctcgACGTGGGACAGTCCGTCTCCGAGACTCCAGACCTCTCCTCAG GTTTCGGGTCAGCTCCCggcccccccagcagcagcggcaCCGGTGTCCTGACAGCGTCCCGGTCCAGTGTGATCACCGCGGAGACAGAGGGGGTCACGGGTCCCCCCGCCCGTCCCGCTGTCAGACACCTGGCAG GCGTTCCTGTGAAGAGCTTCGACTCGGTGACCATCGACAGCGACCTGGACTCAGTGCGGACCGACCGGGTCCGAGAACACTTCCGGAAGGCTCTCCGCtgcggtgcag cgGTCAGGTGTGCCCAGGGGAACCTGTACCTGGAGGACCTGTGTACTGACCAGAGTGACCCTGACCTGCTGCTGGAGCCAAGGTCAAAGTTCA GCCTGCAGGCTCTGAGGCGGAACGTTCCGGATGGAAGCCGGCGAGTCAGAGCACCCCATAATCCCCGGAGGGGACCCCCCAG CGCTGTGGTCAGGTACGACTGCTCGGACGATGAGGAAAccgacgaggaagaggaggcggaggaggcggagccagagCACACTGGTCTCTCAGGACTCGACCACAGAGGGCTGGTGCAGaagaacagcgccccctggaggagaCGGCCCGGCCGGTTAAGACGGCCGCACTTACGCACG TTGACTGGCGGGTGGCTGGAGGCGATGAGCGTAGACCGGCTGCTGCTGGAGGAAGCTCTCCACGCCCTGAGACAG aaCTGCCtaagggaggaggagaggttgAAACAGAAGAGGGAACAGCTACATGATACGGAATTGTCCCTCACTACATTACTGCAACAGAAGAAG catgccgtgcAGGAGTTGGAGTACGCCCAGGAGAGGGCGGAGCAAGCCGAACgtgaggggcgtggcctggaGGCCAGCCTGAGAGACAGCCGGACGCTGGCGGACAGCACCAG GTCGCAGCTGCGCGTGCTGCAGGCCCAGAGGGACGCCCATGCGCAGGAGCTGCGCGATCTGGAGGCGGAGCTAACTGCGCTGCGCAGGCacaagggggcggagtcagagaaG aGGTTGCTCACCAGTGGTCTGTCCGtcctggagagggaggagctggacAGACAGCTGGACAGCGCCAAAACGGAGCTGTTCGCCGAGCGGCGCCGGGCCCGGCACAAACTGGACTCACTGCAGGAG aggctggaggagactcagcaggagctggagcagtgTGTGGAGGAGGTCAGGGTCCTGAGGGCGAGTCACACGGGTCTGGAGGAGGAGCTCACTGCtgcccagagacagagagaggaccTGGAGCag aggaggagggaggaggcgcaggCCCACGAGGCACaggtgcaggagctgcagggcCGGCTGGGGGAGCACGGGGGCCGGGTCGGGGCTCTGGAACGCCTCCTGGCCCAGCAGGAGGTGCGGCAGCAGGAGGCGCAGGAGCAGCTGGGggccctgcaggaggagaagaggagccTGGAGGCGCAGCTGCTCTCCCAAAGGGAGGAGCACCTCGTCGAGCTGAGGGAGACGCAGGAGCAGGCGAGGAGACGCAAG GAGCTGGAGTTGGAGCAGCTGAGGTCGGAGCTGAGCTCTGCGGAGCAGCAGGAGATTCAGCAG GTTTTGGGACGGGCGGAGGAGGAGAAACGCGAGGCCCTTCAGGAGCAGGCCCTGTCCCACGCTCAGCGTTCAGACGCCCTGCGGGCCCGCGTTCAG CTGAAGGAGGAAGAGCTGAGGAAGCTGACGGACGCCCTGGAGCGACAGGAGGAGGCGGCGAAGACGCGGGAGGAGGAGCTTCGGAAGGAGGCGCAGGAGACG GTGCGCCAGGCCCTGGACCAGGAGCGCAGGAAGTGGGAGGCGCAGAAAGGGGAGGAGCTCCAGGCTCAGCAGGAGGCACTGGAGGAGCAGGGCCGGCGGGCGGTGGAGCGGGTGAGCgaggaggcggagagagagaggaggaactCCCTGGCACTGCAGAACAAGATCGTGGAGCTTCAGACG cgcatgcaggagcaggagagcgAGGCccggctgcagcagagggagcaTGCGGCTGCTCTGGCTGCGCAGCTCGGCGCTCTGAGGGACGAGCAGCAGgacgagctgcagcagctgcgcagacagctggagcag gaggtgcagagggaggtgtCCCGGCTGCAGCTGGCCGTGCAGGAGGCCCAGGAGGAGGCCCAGGCCCTGCGGGCGGCGCTCGCCCTGAGAAGGGGGCGGAGTCCGGAGGAAGGGGGCGTGTCGAGGGcggagctgcagcagaggggCTGGGCCACAGAGATGGGGGCGGAGTGCCAGCGCTTGCAGGAGCTGCTGGAACACTGTGGAGCCACTGGGGGCGCTGTTCAGCTCCCACATAA TCCTACGGTGGCCCAGGTGGCACAAACCTTGCGTTCTATGAGAGAGCAGCTGTACACCCTGGTCAGCCGTCTGCAGCAGGACCTGGACACGCAGAGGCACAAGACCCAACAGCTAGCCCGAGACAAG gagcGGGAGCTGCGGACTCAGAACGAGCGGTTGACTGTGGAAAGGGAGCAGGCCCTGGACTCACTGAAAGAGCGGCTGATTCAG GAGCACATTGAGGAGCTGAGCAGCATGCAGAGGACCCAGCTGCGGGACAGCAGCTGCGAGCCGGGGGGCGTGGTCGCGTCGCTACGGCGACAGCTGCAGGAGAAGGACGGCGAGCTGCGGGAGGTGCAGAGGAGCATGGGGAGGTGGAAGGAGCAGACCGCCGCCCGCCTGGCACGCAAGTTTGAGGAGGAGCTGACGGCCGAGCTGGAGAG acgGGTCCCGAGGACCAGAACGGACCAGCAGAGGAAACTGCAgcgtctggagactgagatgagGCAGCTGACCGCG GAGTACGGTGACCCAGGGGTACTGCgttccacctccaccccctccctcctgtctgcggacccccccgccgcccccggcccccccgacCTGGCCACGTTCAAGCTGCTGCGCCACCTGCAGAGCCGCGTGAGACAGCTGCGTGCGGAGAACTCTGTGCAGAGCTGCAGCCCCACGCACCTGGGCCCGTACCTGAACACACACCCGAGCACGTACCTGGGGACGCACCTGAACATGCACCTGGGCACCGCGGGGGAGCTGGCAGGATCATACCTGGAGACG ATCAGCCCTGCTTCAGAGCGCTGTCACACCAGGACCCGAACCCACAGCAGGACGGTCCCGAACTGA
- the si:ch211-102c2.8 gene encoding uncharacterized protein si:ch211-102c2.8 isoform X3, which yields MQYISSKLGGAASRGQSPRRCPAANQKWAASVHAPRKMADRDQEGPGETGEDTDELLYSDVEAEVRGSGPAHARPPRDHCDLLLDAIDAQLSRLQAQSHVVRAREDGGNSKRMTHNSTVLGQSQSVSKDTGFGSTLHTNATSTPPLDVGQSVSETPDLSSEKQSGSRGPDSAEQEEEEEEEEEDDGGAAVGEAEEDSERERCLWRLERLLGRAEGGFGSSPPRREDSVRTEDFAARFREEMLEPLGGVRAEGAGPGSGSSREEPLGGVRAEEAGPGGGAPLGLGEQSTQAQHSQLPPAGGDSEQSGDTASEQVELSQGQSPQGCKKCSVHQESRPIGGRSVSMTALTDSTPLCVHKRPGTAPTSDGTNWTSTPHAEGPGGGTTASLKPKSDALAQKVSGSGTRMMSRCPSWPGPTPEPTERELQLRVPSPGWTPVSRRSPLRDTETPLCPPPPVPYGPPCPGPAPPDCIDGGLPEVLGLAGFGSAPGPPSSSGTGVLTASRSSVITAETEGVTGPPARPAVRHLAGVPVKSFDSVTIDSDLDSVRTDRVREHFRKALRCGAAVRCAQGNLYLEDLCTDQSDPDLLLEPRSKFSLQALRRNVPDGSRRVRAPHNPRRGPPSAVVRYDCSDDEETDEEEEAEEAEPEHTGLSGLDHRGLVQKNSAPWRRRPGRLRRPHLRTLTGGWLEAMSVDRLLLEEALHALRQNCLREEERLKQKREQLHDTELSLTTLLQQKKHAVQELEYAQERAEQAEREGRGLEASLRDSRTLADSTRSQLRVLQAQRDAHAQELRDLEAELTALRRHKGAESEKRLLTSGLSVLEREELDRQLDSAKTELFAERRRARHKLDSLQERLEETQQELEQCVEEVRVLRASHTGLEEELTAAQRQREDLEQEEGGGAGPRGTGAGAAGPAGGARGPGRGSGTPPGPAGGAAAGGAGAAGGPAGGEEEPGGAAALPKGGAPRRAEGDAGAGEETQGAGVGAAEVGAELCGAAGDSAGFGTGGGGETRGPSGAGPVPRSAFRRPAGPRSAEGGRAEEADGRPGATGGGGEDAGGGASEGGAGDGAPGPGPGAQEVGGAERGGAPGSAGGTGGAGPAGGGAGERGGGEREEELPGTAEQDRGASDAHAGAGERGPAAAEGACGCSGCAARRSEGRAAGRAAAAAQTAGAGGAEGGVPAAAGRAGGPGGGPGPAGGARPEKGAESGGRGRVEGGAAAEGLGHRDGGGVPALAGAAGTLWSHWGRCSAPT from the exons ATGCAGTATATTTCCAGCAAGCTTGGCGGGGCTGCCTCGCGCGGACAGTCGCCCCG CCGCTgccctgcagccaatcagaagtgggCCGCGTCCGTCCACGCGCCTCGCAAGATGGCCGACAGAGATCAGGAGGGGCCGGGGGAGACGGGAGAGGACACGGACGAGCTGCTTTACTCTG ATGTGGAGGCAGAGGTCCGGGGTTCGGGGCCCGCTCACGCCCGGCCGCCCCGGGACCACTGCGACCTCCTCCTGGACGCCATCGACGCCCAGCTGAGCCGCTTACAG GCCCAGAGCCATGTTGTCAGAGCCAGAGAGGATGGTGGGAACAGTAAGAGAATGACTCACAACAGCACAG TGCTCGGTCAGAGTCAGTCTGTGAGCAAGGACACTGGGTTTGGGAGTACCCTCCACACCAatgccacctccaccccccctctcgACGTGGGACAGTCCGTCTCCGAGACTCCAGACCTCTCCTCAG AGAAGCAGTCAGGAAGCAGGGGCCCTGACTCTgcagaacaggaggaggaggaggaggaggaagaggaggatgatggGGGAGCGGCGGTGGGGGAGGCCGAAGAGGACTCCGAGCGGGAGCGGTGCCTCTGGAGGCTGGAGCGCCTGCTGGGACGGGCGGAGGGCGGGTTCGGGAGCTCGCCGCCCCGCAGAGAGGACAGCGTCCGCACCGAGGACTTCGCCGCCCGCTTCAGGGAGGAGATGCTGGAGCCGCTGGGCGGAGTCAGagccgagggggcggggcctgggagCGGGAGCTCAAGGGAGGAGCCGCTGGGCGGAGTCAGAgccgaggaggcggggcctgggggcggagctccaCTGGGCCTCGGTGAACAgagcacacaagcacagcacTCCCAActcccaccagcagggggcgatagTGAGCAGTCAGGAGACACAGCCTCTGAGCAGGTTGAACTGTCCCAGGGTCAGTCACCCCAGGGATGTAAAAAATGCAGTGTCCACCAGGAGTCCCGTCCCATTGGTGGAAGGAGTGTCAGCATGACTGCTTTAACAGATTCAACCCCCCTATGTGTGCACAAGAGGCCTGGGACTGCCCCAACCAGCGATGGGACCAACTGGACCAGTACACCCCATGCAGAGGGGCCAGGAGGTGGGACCACGGCTTCTTTAAAACCCAAATCAGACGCTCTAGCGCAGAAGGTTAGCGGGTCCGGGACTCGAATGATGTCGAGGTGTCCGAGCTGGCCTGGACCCACCCCAGAACCCACAGAACGAGAACTCCAACTCCGTGTCCCCTCCCCTGGCTGGACCCCCGTCTCCCGCCGTTCCCCGCTGAGGGACACAGAgacccccctctgccccccaccccctgtgcCTTATGGCCCTCCCTGCCCCGGTCCCGCCCCGCCTGACTGCATCGACGGGGGCCTGCCGGAGGTTCTTGGCCTGGCCG GTTTCGGGTCAGCTCCCggcccccccagcagcagcggcaCCGGTGTCCTGACAGCGTCCCGGTCCAGTGTGATCACCGCGGAGACAGAGGGGGTCACGGGTCCCCCCGCCCGTCCCGCTGTCAGACACCTGGCAG GCGTTCCTGTGAAGAGCTTCGACTCGGTGACCATCGACAGCGACCTGGACTCAGTGCGGACCGACCGGGTCCGAGAACACTTCCGGAAGGCTCTCCGCtgcggtgcag cgGTCAGGTGTGCCCAGGGGAACCTGTACCTGGAGGACCTGTGTACTGACCAGAGTGACCCTGACCTGCTGCTGGAGCCAAGGTCAAAGTTCA GCCTGCAGGCTCTGAGGCGGAACGTTCCGGATGGAAGCCGGCGAGTCAGAGCACCCCATAATCCCCGGAGGGGACCCCCCAG CGCTGTGGTCAGGTACGACTGCTCGGACGATGAGGAAAccgacgaggaagaggaggcggaggaggcggagccagagCACACTGGTCTCTCAGGACTCGACCACAGAGGGCTGGTGCAGaagaacagcgccccctggaggagaCGGCCCGGCCGGTTAAGACGGCCGCACTTACGCACG TTGACTGGCGGGTGGCTGGAGGCGATGAGCGTAGACCGGCTGCTGCTGGAGGAAGCTCTCCACGCCCTGAGACAG aaCTGCCtaagggaggaggagaggttgAAACAGAAGAGGGAACAGCTACATGATACGGAATTGTCCCTCACTACATTACTGCAACAGAAGAAG catgccgtgcAGGAGTTGGAGTACGCCCAGGAGAGGGCGGAGCAAGCCGAACgtgaggggcgtggcctggaGGCCAGCCTGAGAGACAGCCGGACGCTGGCGGACAGCACCAG GTCGCAGCTGCGCGTGCTGCAGGCCCAGAGGGACGCCCATGCGCAGGAGCTGCGCGATCTGGAGGCGGAGCTAACTGCGCTGCGCAGGCacaagggggcggagtcagagaaG aGGTTGCTCACCAGTGGTCTGTCCGtcctggagagggaggagctggacAGACAGCTGGACAGCGCCAAAACGGAGCTGTTCGCCGAGCGGCGCCGGGCCCGGCACAAACTGGACTCACTGCAGGAG aggctggaggagactcagcaggagctggagcagtgTGTGGAGGAGGTCAGGGTCCTGAGGGCGAGTCACACGGGTCTGGAGGAGGAGCTCACTGCtgcccagagacagagagaggaccTGGAGCag gaggagggaggaggcgcaggCCCACGAGGCACaggtgcaggagctgcagggcCGGCTGGGGGAGCACGGGGGCCGGGTCGGGGCTCTGGAACGCCTCCTGGCCCAGCAGGAGGTGCGGCAGCAGGAGGCGCAGGAGCAGCTGGGggccctgcaggaggagaagaggagccTGGAGGCGCAGCTGCTCTCCCAAAGGGAGGAGCACCTCGTCGAGCTGAGGGAGACGCAGGAGCAGGCGAGGAGACGCAAG GAGCTGGAGTTGGAGCAGCTGAGGTCGGAGCTGAGCTCTGCGGAGCAGCAGGAGATTCAGCAG GTTTTGGGACGGGCGGAGGAGGAGAAACGCGAGGCCCTTCAGGAGCAGGCCCTGTCCCACGCTCAGCGTTCAGACGCCCTGCGGGCCCGCGTTCAG CTGAAGGAGGAAGAGCTGAGGAAGCTGACGGACGCCCTGGAGCGACAGGAGGAGGCGGCGAAGACGCGGGAGGAGGAGCTTCGGAAGGAGGCGCAGGAGACG GTGCGCCAGGCCCTGGACCAGGAGCGCAGGAAGTGGGAGGCGCAGAAAGGGGAGGAGCTCCAGGCTCAGCAGGAGGCACTGGAGGAGCAGGGCCGGCGGGCGGTGGAGCGGGTGAGCgaggaggcggagagagagaggaggaactCCCTGGCACTGCAGAACAAGATCGTGGAGCTTCAGACG cgcatgcaggagcaggagagcgAGGCccggctgcagcagagggagcaTGCGGCTGCTCTGGCTGCGCAGCTCGGCGCTCTGAGGGACGAGCAGCAGgacgagctgcagcagctgcgcagacagctggagcag gaggtgcagagggaggtgtCCCGGCTGCAGCTGGCCGTGCAGGAGGCCCAGGAGGAGGCCCAGGCCCTGCGGGCGGCGCTCGCCCTGAGAAGGGGGCGGAGTCCGGAGGAAGGGGGCGTGTCGAGGGcggagctgcagcagaggggCTGGGCCACAGAGATGGGGGCGGAGTGCCAGCGCTTGCAGGAGCTGCTGGAACACTGTGGAGCCACTGGGGGCGCTGTTCAGCTCCCACATAA